The following DNA comes from Arthrobacter sp. SLBN-83.
CATCGACGTCGGTGTACTCGACTCCTTCCTTCTTGAACTTCCGCTTGGTGGCATCGCACTGCACGCATCCCTTCGGCTTGCTGTAGAGCGTGACTGCTACGCCGTTGCGGGCTTCGATGCGGGGTGTGAGGTCGGTGATGGTCACGGTTTCGTTTCCTGTCTGGTTGATTCTTAGAAGGGAGGCTCGGAGTCGTAGCCGCCTGCGGTGGCTTGGGCGGGCCACTGTTCTTCCTGCTGCTGGTTACCGCCCCAGTTACCGGAGGACTGCTGGTAGTTACCGCCGCCGTTTCCGTTCCGCTGGGTCCTGGTGATGGTGGCCGTGGCCGAACGGAGGGACGGGCCGATCTCGTCCACCTCGAGCTCGATGACGGTCCGCTTTTCGCCCTCTTTGGTCTCGTAGGAGCGGGACTTCAACCGGCCTTGGGCGATGACGCGCATACCCTTCCGAAGGGTCTCCGCGACGTTCTCCGCCGCTTCTTTCCACACTGCTGCCCGGAGGAACAGGGTCTCCCCGTCCTTCCACTCGTTGGCCTGCCGGTCAAAGGTCCGCGGGGTGGAAGCGATGGTGAAATTCGCCACCGCGCTACCCGAAGGAGTGAAGCGGAGTTCAGGGTCCTGCACGAGGTTCCCGATCACTGTGGTTTGGGTTTCGCCTGCCATGTCTAGGCCGCCTTTCGTAGGGGTTGGTGTTGCATGTTGAGGTAGTTACCGGCGTCGTCCAGGAAGACGAACTGGCCGAGTCGGGGGATGTACACGGGGAGGGTGTCGATCTCGTGGTCCGTGCGGAGCTTCCAGCCGTTCTTTCGGGCCTGCGCCGCGACGTCGGGCAGGGACTCCACGTCTCCGTTCCAGGCGGAGCAGACCAGAAGGCCGTTAGCGACTCGGTTGCGGGACTTCACTCCGCCTGCGCCGCGGCCCTTCCGGTGGTGGTGGACGAGTTCCCCAGCGCACCCGGTGGCGCCGTGGATGACGCAGCCGAGGTCACGGGCGGCGATGGTGATCTTCTGCGCCCGGGTGAAGCCGGTGTTCCCGCTCATGCCGCCCCCTGCTGCCCGGCCGGCTGGGCCATCCATTCGCTCTTGATGGCCGAGTTCAGGGACCGACCGATGTCAAGGCGGTCCCGGAGGACCCGGATGGACTCCCTCGCAGCCCGGAGCTTCTGGTCCGCGATCTCGGCGTCCAGCTTGTAGGCTGCCGCGTCGATGATGGACTGATGCTTCCTGACATCCATGGGCCCCTCGGCCTGGAGGAAGGACCGGGAGAGGGTGATCTCGTACCTTGACCGGAGCCGGACGGCTTCCTCATCGAGGCGGCTGATCTCGCCTTGCTTGGCGTCCAACTCCCGGCCCAGCCGGGCCAGGAGGAGGACGACATCGTTAGCGGTTGGTGTGGTCACGCTGCCCGCTCACCTGCAGCTTGGACGATCATCGATAGAACGGCCTCCGGTTGGCCCTCAGCCTGAGCGGTCTTCCAAAGGGCCTGCAGCTCTGCCTTGGTGCCGCAGTCAGCGATCTTGTCCACCCAGATGTCGAGGTCTACCGTCTTCCGCTGCAACTTCCGTGCCGGCGCTGGTGCTGGTTCCTCCGCTGGGGCATCCAGTTTGCCCTGCTCCTCCGAGGCATCGTGCAGGTCTCCCTTGTGCCAGAGGTCCAGGGCGGCGCCGAAGCGCATGCCGGCGTTGCGGAGGGCGTCACCGATGGCTTCCTTTACGGCGTTGCCGCCGGTCTTGCCCTGGGAGTCTCCGTAGCCGAGACGTTCCACCCCGCAGATCTTCAGCCGGATCCAGAGGCCGCCGTCCTTGTCGAAAACCGGGAGGCCGTTCTCCCCGATGGCCAGCGGCTCCCAGGACCACTCCGGGTCCACCTCGAGCAGCCGGTCCGTGAGGGCGGCATGGCCGACGTAGTCCAAGTGGATGGAGAGGGCGTGGTAGCCGCCGCAGTACTTACCATCCATAGAGACCTGCCGGCCGTTCTGGGGGTTGCACTGGAAGCGGTTCTTGTCGTCCCTCCGGACCTGCTTGGGGAGGAGGTTGATCGCGTTCGGGGGGAACGGGTCGCGGAGCCTGGCAAGGCCCGTGTTTGTCTCGGTCATTATGCAGCCTCAAATTCGATGGAGGGGTAAGGGACGGGATCAAGGACCTTGTGCTTGGCAAGGCCGAACTTGTAGATGGCGTGGGCGTGCTCGAAGATCTCGAAGTGCTCGAGCAGCTCCGCCCGATCGCGGGCCAGCGGGTGCAGGAAGGTCCCGTCCGGGGTGATGTGGGCGACGTAGGACGCCTGGATCTCAGGGAGTGGCATCTCCACTGATGGGGCATCGGGCTCCACGTAGAAGTCCGCCAGGGAGTACGCGGCGCACTGGGCCTTTGTCTCCCGGTAGACCCCGTTCGAGGTCTTGAGGTCCACCATGACCGGGTCCGAACCATTCAGGCCGGGGAGCTGCACGATGGCATCGAACCGGCCGGCGTAGCCCAGCCGGCGGTTGGCCACCGGCTTCTCGATAAGGAGGGGCTGCACGTTGAAGGCATCCAGGAAGCGAACGTATCCATCCACGTAGGAGTACAGCTCCTCGGGGATGTCAACCGCCTCGCCGTGGATGATCTTCTCCGCGATGTCGTGGACGGCAGTCCCGCGCACCGCGGCCGCATCGCGTTCCCGGTTAGGGGCTTCCTTGATTTCCTCGAATGAAGCGCCCGGGTTGGCGACGGCGAACTCTGCCGCTTTCTTCGCTGCCCAGGGGACGAGGAACGGCTTAGGGATGCCGCCGGACAGGATGGTGGTAACCGAGGTGGCCCGCTTCCCGTCCAGCAGGTACTTGTGGCCCTCGTCCTCGTAGGAGAGGCCGCGAATGAGTTCCTTTGTCTTACTCACTGATCTAGCTCCTATTCCCGGCCGGTGCCCAGCCGGTCGTTACGAGTTCTTGGGTTTGGGGGGCTCCGTCTACCTGGCAGATGCAGCCGCCGGTGCAGACGTGGCCGCCGCAGTCTTCGCAATGGCCGGCTCCGCGGCAGTAGCAGTTCATGGTCAGATCCCCAGGAGGTCGCCCACGGCGGCCCAGAAGATGACGAGGGTGAAGAGGAACGCGACGCCGGCGAGGGTGCCAAAGACTGCCTCGCCACGGGCGGTGAGTCGGATCCGCTGGCGGCTCATGCTGCCAACTCCATCGTTGGGATGAAGACCTGCTGGCCCAGGTCAGGGAAGGTGGAGATCACGTCGCGGATCGCGGTGAGCAGGTCCCCTTCGAACTGCTCCACCAGGTCCTCAGCTTCGGCTGACTCGAGGTCCATGTGGGTGCCGTTCTCCACCTTGCGGAGATCATCGAGTGCCTGGAGGGCAGCTGCGGTGTAGTTCGGTTCGGGGCGGATGCCGAGGAGGGCGGAGACGTCGAACGCGAGCTTCTCCTCGTCCTGCCATTCGTTCGGGTACCGCTCGTAGTAGTTGACGATGGTGGCGCGGGCCGCGGTTTCGGCCTGCCGTTTCGTGAAGTGGTAGGTGTACATCGGGTATCCTTCCGGTAGATGAGCTTCTTGCTTGTTCATGGGGTCCCGCGATTGCTTTGGTCGGCTGCGGGGCCCTTTTTTATTGGGCGAAGACGGGGATGTTGCGGAGCTGGCGGTTGCGGGCCCGGCGTTCTTCCTTCGCCGGGGTGGGGGCTTTCGCTCCCTGGCGGCGGATCGCTTCGATGTCCTCGGCGCCGAACCTGATCTGCGTCCCGTCCCGCCATGCCGGCCATTTGTTGGTCCGGACCCGGCGGCGGACTGTCTCCTCGCACACCCGGAACATCTGGGCTACTTCGGGGACGGTGTAGTAGGTGTTCATGCCGCCACCCATTCGCGGAGGACTCCGCCGTGGCGGGAGCGCTGCTTGGAGGTGGAGATCCCTGCTTCGC
Coding sequences within:
- a CDS encoding single-stranded DNA-binding protein, with the translated sequence MAGETQTTVIGNLVQDPELRFTPSGSAVANFTIASTPRTFDRQANEWKDGETLFLRAAVWKEAAENVAETLRKGMRVIAQGRLKSRSYETKEGEKRTVIELEVDEIGPSLRSATATITRTQRNGNGGGNYQQSSGNWGGNQQQEEQWPAQATAGGYDSEPPF
- a CDS encoding helix-turn-helix domain-containing protein; amino-acid sequence: MNTYYTVPEVAQMFRVCEETVRRRVRTNKWPAWRDGTQIRFGAEDIEAIRRQGAKAPTPAKEERRARNRQLRNIPVFAQ